The genomic segment GCCTGCGCTCGATGCGCGGGCGCGCCGAGACGATCGGCGCCCGGTTGCACATCGGCCCCGCCCCCGGCGGGCACGGCACCCGTGTCGCGCTCGCCCTTCCGACCCCTGGAGGCTCCCCATGATCCGCGTGCTCATCGTCGACGACCACCCCGCGATGCGGGCCGGCCTGACCGCCGTGCTGCGCGCCGAGCCCGGCATCGTCCCGCTCGCCGCGGCCTCGGCCTCCGCGCCCGAGGACCTCGACCAGGTCGTGGCCCGCCACCGGCCCGACGTCGTCGTCCTGGACTACCACCTGCCCGGCACCGACGGGCTGCGGGTCTGCCGGCGCCTGAAGGCCATGGACCGCGCCCCCGCGGTGCTGCTCTACTCGGCCTACGCGGATGCCTCGCTGGTCATCCCCGCCGTGCTCGCCGGGGCCGACGGGCTGCTGAACAAGAGCGCCCCGGCGCCCGAGCTGTTCGACGCGCTGCGCTCGCTGGCGCGCGGCGACCGTGTGCTGCCGCCCATCCCCCGCGAGCTCATGACCTCGGCCTCAGCGGTGCTGGGCACCGACCAGCTCCCCGTGCTGGCGATGGTGCTCGACGGCACCAGGACCGACGAGGTCGCCGACACGCTGCGCACGACGACCGAGGACATCACGCGGCGCCTGGACGACATGATCGACCGCCTGCGGGTCGAGCTGCCCGCGCCCGCGTAGCCGGCTCGGCGCCGCCTCGGATACCGTCCCACCGGTGCGCACCGTCATCGACTTCTACCGCGCCCGCCCCGTCGTCGGCGTGATCGTCTTCGTCGTCGGGCTCGCAGTCGCGATCGCCACCGAGACGCTGCAGAGCGGCGACGGGATCGTCCTGCCCATCGCGTTCGTCGCCCTGGCCGGCATCCTCGTCGGCGGCCTGCTGTCGCTGGGCCAGCGCCGCCGTAGCCGCGACGACGGCTAGCGCCGGGCGCGCAGCGCGGCGGCCCGCCGGGCGGCGGGGCGCAGCGCGGGCAGCGCGACGCGCATCGGCCCCCGGCCGCCGGCCCGCGCCGTCGTGCCGGGGTCGGTCGACGGGTCATAGCGGACCGCCCGGCCGCCCAGCGTGCCGGTCACCACGCCGCGGCTGCCGATCCGCAGCAGCCCGTCGGCGCCCGTGCCCGCGGCGTCGACGCGCAGCACGCCCTGCGTTCGGTCGCCCGCCGCGCTGACCGTCCCGCTCACCCGCACGCCGGGGACGAGCTGGTCGGCGTGCAGCGTCAGGCGCACCGCGCTGGACGACGCGGCGTACCAGCCCCCGCGCAGGCCGCCGCCCTCCAGGCGCCGGTAGCCGGCGTAGAGCGCCTGCAGCGCGCCGACCTGGCCGTCGGTGACCGTGTCCAGCGCGGCGAACAGGACGCGGCCGCGCCGGCCGCCCACCCCGGGCGCCGAGCGGTACTCGCCCAGCGCGCGGGCCGGGCGAGGGAGGACGGCGACCGCGTTGGACAGCCCCGCGCAGGGCGTGCCGATCGACGCTCCGTCGGCGAAGCGCCGCAGCGCGCGCGCCGCGCAGCCGGTCACGTCGCTGTCGAGCACGTCATGGCCCGTGCCGGCCACGGTCAGCAGCTGGGCGCGCGGCAGCAGCGCGCGCAGCTCGCGCGCGTTCTCCAGCGGCGTGCGCGTGTCGAGCCGGCCGCTGAGCAGCAGGGCCGGAACGTCGGGCAGCGGGTCGGCCGAGGGCGCCGCGGGCGTGTCGCCCTGCGGCCAGCGCAGGCAGTCGTGCGCGAGCGAGGTGTCGATGACGCCGGCTCGGCTGAACGGCGCGAAGGCGACGTCCGGGACGCCGGCGGTGCCCTGGCGCCACGCCGTCCAGCGGTCGGGGTAGGGCGTCAGGAAGGTGTAGGGCAGCCGCGCGTCGGCGCACGTCGTGGCGACGTTGAGCATCGCGCTGAACTGCGAGGCCGGCGACGGCGGCCCCTCCGCGATCCGGCGCAGCCGCAGCAGCGGCGCGGCGTCGCCCCGGGCGGCGGCGCCGATCGCGCCCGGCAGCGCCGCCTGCAGGAACGGGTTCAGGTCGCCCGACATGATCATGAGCAGCAGCTCGGACTCGCTGTGGACGGCGGTCGCCCGGGGCACGCCGCGCAGCCCGGGGATCGTGCCGCGCAGCGGCGCACGCGCCACGCGGGCCGCCACCCGCGCCAGGTCGGCGAGCGGGTCGCGGGTCGCCGACCGGCACCGCGACCGCGCGCACTGCTCGGCCAGCACCCGCGGCAGGCGCTCGAAGGTGTCCAGGAAGTAGGTGTCGATCCCGTCGGGCCCGACGACGGAGTCGAGGATGAGCCCGTCGGTGCGGGCGGGGAAGCGCCGGGCGTACTGCGCGGCGACGTAGGTGCCGTAGCTGACGCCCATGAGCTCGACGGTCGGCGCGCCCAGCGCCGCCCGCACCGCCTCGAGGTCGAGCACGGAGTCCGTCGTGGAGTAGAACTGGCGCGACGGGCCCAGGGCCCGGGCGCAGCGCTCGACGGTGCGGGTGTTGACGACGTCGAGCGTGCCCAGAGCCTGCAGCGGGCGGCAGACCAGCAGGCCCGAGCCGCCCGTGCCGCGCTGGTCGACGAGCACGAGCCGGCGCCGGCCCAGCGCCGGGGCCAGCGACGAGCGGAACGAGTCGGCGAAGGGCACCGCCGGCTGGCCCGGGCCGCCCGACAGCGCCAGCAGGAACCCGTCGGCGCCGTCGCGCGGGCGCTCGACCGCCACCCGCAGCCCGATCGTGCCCGGCACGGTCCCCGAGCGGTCCAGCGGCACGGTGACCGTCGCGCAGCGGAAGGCCGTGGTGCCGGGGCACGGGCCCGTGTCGAGGGCCGCCGCCGAGGGGACGCCGACCGCCAGCACGGCGGCCAGGACGATCGACGCGTGCAGCAGCCGGTACGACATGGGGCGCGCAACCGTACCCGAGCCGGCGCCGTGATCGGCACGCCGGCGAGGTTCTTGAGGTCGGAGCCGCACATCGGACGGATGTCGTGCTCAAGTTCCGAAGTGCGGACGCCGATGCTGCTCCTGATGAGCGACGACTACGCGGTGCGCTGCAAGGGCTGCGGGTTCCGGTGGAACACCCCCGCGATGGCCGAGGGCCTGCGCATCCTCGGCTCCTGCCCCAAGTGCAAGGGCGAGCTCGAGTACGGCACGCGCGGCGGTGAGGCGGGCGGTGCCGCCGTCGGCGGGGACCCGGCCGCCGCGCCGCACATGGTGCTCGGCATCCCGCGTCTCTGAGCCGGCCGGCCGGCCGGCGGCGGCCGGATAAAGGTTCCTAAAGGCCTGGGGCCCGGGACCGCCGGTCGTCTGGACTTCACCGTCCGTGGCATTACCCTTGCCGGTCATGGAGCCTGAGGGGAGCACGCGTACGGCCGTGGTCGGTGCGCACGCGGGCACGCGCGATGCCCTGGCCGGCGAGTGGCGGCGGCTCTCGCGCGCGGCGACGTTCGTCGCGGTGATGACCAGCCCGGCCCTGATGGCGGTGCTCATCGGCGTCGACGACTGGCCCTGGGGCTGGGCGCTGCTGGTCACGATCGTGGCCGTCGCGGCCTTCCGCGGGCTCATCGACATCCTCGTGCACCGGTTCATCCCGCGGCCGAGCCTGTACGGCGCCGACCGCGAGGCCCTGCTCGACGACGCCACCGCCCGGCGGCGCCTGTGGTTCTGGCGCGGCAAGTTCCGCCTGGTGCTCTGGGTCGCCGGGATCATCTTCGGCGTCCTGGGGACCATCGCCACGATCGCCGGCGAGTCGATCCCCCACCTGCTGACCAACATCGGCAACGCGCTGACCGACCCGCAGATGCTGGTCACGCTGATCACGCTCGGGATCCAGCTGCCGCTGCTGTTCTTCATCAACTTCGCGATCATCTTCGGGCCGCTGCTGTACTTCGGCCTCAAGCAGATGAAGGGCTACGAGCCCGGGGACGCCGACTGGGGGGTGCGCCTGGAGGACGTCCGCGGCCAGGCCGAGCCCAAGGAGGACGTCACCCGCGTCATCGAGCTGTGGCAGTCGGGCGAGGAGTTCCGCAAGGCGGGCGGCAAGCCCGAGCGCGGCCTGCTCTTCATCGGCCAGCCCGGCACGGGCAAGACGATGCTCTCCAAGGCCATCGCGACGTCGTTCAACTCGCCGATCGTGACGATGCCGGGCTCGGGCTTCCAGCAGGCCTTCATGGGGCTGGACTCCGTCGTGGTCATGTTCATGATCCGCAAGGCGCGCAAGCTCGCCCGCAAGTGGGGCGGCCAGTGCATCATCTTCATCGACGAGATCGACGCCGTCGGCCTGCGCCGCCAGGCGCTGGGCACCGGGACGATGACCGGCATGGGCCCGGGCTCCTTCGAGGACCACGCGTTCTTCGGGCCCTGGGGCGCGCAGTCGGCGTCGGGCGACCTCGTGCTGGAGACGCGCGCCTGGCGCGAGCGGCTGTTCGCCAGCCGGGCGGAGACCCACGGCCCGTTCCTGCCGCCCGGCCTCGAGCGCTTCTACGGCCGCATCAACGACTTCATCTTCCCGGGCGGCGGCATGGGCGGCATGGGCGGCGGCATGGCGCTCAACCAGCTGCTGGTGCAGATGGACGGCGTGGACGAGCCGCCGTTCTGGCGCAAGTTCTGGACCAACCGCATCAACACGCTGCTCGACGCGAGCTACCTCGTGCCGCGACGGCTGTTCGGCCGCTCGCTGCGCATCCGCCCGCCCAAGCCGCGGCCGGAGCAGGTGTACTTCATCGGCGCCACCAACGTGCCCATCGACCGCCTGGACCCGGCGCTGATCCGCCCAGGCCGGATGGGCCGCCACGTCTGGTTCCGCACGCCGACCAAGGACGACCGGGCCGACATCTTCGACCTGTACCTCACGCGCGTCGACCACGACCCGGACCTCGACACGCCCAAGCGCCGCGACGAGCTCGCGCGCATCACCAACGGCTACTCGCCGGCCATGATCGAGCAGGTCTGCTCCATGGCCCTGACCTACGCCCACAGCGAGGGCCGCGTCGACTTCGGCTGGGACGACATCGTCGAGGCCATGACCACGATCGAGTCGGGCACGGCGCAGGGCGTCGACTACGTCGCCGAGGAGAGCCGCGCGGTCGCCATCCACGAGGCCGGCCACGCGGTGGCCTCCCACGTGTACATGCACGACGTCCTGTCCACGCGCCTCTCGATCCGCAAGCGCGGCGGCTCCCTCGGCCACCACCAGGCCATCGAGAAGGAGGAGCGCTTCTCGAGCTGGCGCCACGAGGAGGTCGGCAAGCTCGTGTGGACGCTCGGGGCCATGGCCGCCGAGCACGTCTTCTACGGGGAGAACTCCACCGGGGTCGGCGGCGACGTGCAGAGCGCCACCAGCCGCGCGGCGTGGATGGTCGGCATGTGCGGCATGGGCCCGATGCCCGTCGACCTCAGCCACGTCGAGTTCCCTGACGACGCGGCGCGCGAGGAGGCCGAGCGCGAGTACATGGAGCGCTTCGAGCGCATCGGCGAACAGATCCTCAACCGTGCCCGCGGCCAGCGCGAGAGCGGCGACTCCATCGCCTCGATCCTCATGGACGGCCACAAGCGCCGCGCCGCCTCCCGGATCCTCGGGCAGTCCTACATCACGGCGGTCTGCCTCGTGCGACACAACCGCGACCAGGTCGCCCACATCGCCGACATGCTCGTGGAGCGCAAGGAGCTGCACGGCGACGAGGTCGTCGAGCTGCTCGACGCCGCCCGCCTCGAGGCACCGGCGATCGACATCACCGACGAGACGATCTGGCCCAAGCTGTGAGCGACGAGCACGACACGACCGCCGGCGACCGGGCGGCGGCCCGCGAGCCCGACGTCCGCGCCGATCCGCGCACGCGGCCGCCCGACCCGGCGGGCACGCGGCCGATGCACGATCCGGACTCGCTCCTGCCGCCCGCCCGCGCGCCCCGGCCCGCGCCCGGCGCCCCGCTCTGGGACCCCTCGGCGGTCGCGCCCCACGACCCGGACGCCGACGCGGCCGCCGACGTCGCCGACGAGGACGAGGCGCCCGAGCGCGACGACGCCCGGGTCGCCGCGGCGCCGTCGCTGTCCGAGCCTGCCGTCTCGCGCTACTCCCCCCGCTTCCAGTTCGCGCTCGGCGCCCTGCTGGCCATCGGCGCGGCGGCCATCGTGCTGCTCGTCGCGGTCATCGTGGGCGGCGGCCGCACGTCGGGCTCCAGCCGCCTGGCCACCGGCCCGGCCTGGTCGGCCTGGCACCCGACCGCCAGCGGCGGGGACGGCCCCACCCAGATCGCCGACCACGTCGGCCGCGAGTACCGGCTGCCCGACGGCAGGCAGCTCGTGGCGGTCACCGGCGGCCCGCTGGAGATCGCCGGGCTGCCCGTGACGATCGCCCTGCGCGAGACGCCGGCCCAGGGCGGCGACATCAAGCTGATCGACGGCAACGGCGTCCTGTTCCGCATGTGCGGCCTGGGCGACAAGTGCGCGATCTCCTCCGGCAGGGCCTCGACCCAGCGCCACCTGCTGCTGCGCCGCGAGGCGCTCGAGCTCGCGCTGTACTCGTTCCGCTACCTGGCCGTCGACGAGGCCGTCGTGTTCCTGCCGCCCAAGAAGGGCGAGGACCCGACGCAGGCCGTCTTCTTCCGGCGCGCCGACACCGACCTGCGCAACGCGGTCGCCAAGCCGCTGGACGCCACGCTCGTCGGCCGGACGCCGTCGGTGTCCAGCGTCACGCGGTCGCCCGACGCCCAGCTCGTGCAGACCATCACCACGTCCAAGCTGTTCAGCTTCAGCTTCACGCAGGCCAACCAGGACGCCCGCGCGTTCCTGGTGCTCGACCCCCTGCCGGGCAACTGAGCATCCTGCGGGCATCCGGGGAGGAGCGCGCCGCGCTGCGGCGGGCCAAGGAGCGCCTGGACCGCCTCGACTACTACCCGCACCCCGTGCGCCTGCGGCGCACGGTGCGCATCCTCACCGTCCCGTGGCTGTTCCGGCTGCCGTGGTTCTCGCGCTTCGACGGCTACACGATGTGGGACCTCGTGCTGCTGCGCGAGCCGCCGGGCGCTGCCGGCGACGACCTGATCTGCCACGAGCTCTGCCACGTCTGGCAGATGCAGCACCGGCCGCTGGCCATGCCGCTGAGCTACCTCTACCGCGGCTACGCCTCCAACCCCTATGAGGTGGAGGCGCGGGCCGCGGCGGAGGCGACGCGCTAGTCCGGCTCCTGCCGCGGCGCGAAGCGCGGGCAGCGGAGCACGGGCATCGGCGGGTACTTCGGCCAGTCGGGATCCTGCAGGCCCCGCTCGCACATGGAGAACGTCGAGCCGCGGCCGCTGGTCACGAGGCGCTGGTGGCGGCAGCGGTCGCAGAGTCCGAAGGGGGTCACGGCGGCCATCGTCCACAAGGGTGGCACGCCCGTACCCTCGGAGACGTCGCGCCCTGAGTCGTTTCCCGTGCAACTACACTGAGCCCTTCGTGCCCACCTTCCGGCGACTCCTCGGCTTCCTGAGGCCACACCGCCCCGCGGTCATCCTGTCCGCGGCGCTGGCGGCCGTCGCGATGGGCATGACCGTGCTCATCCCGTGGCTCA from the Baekduia soli genome contains:
- a CDS encoding response regulator, whose product is MIRVLIVDDHPAMRAGLTAVLRAEPGIVPLAAASASAPEDLDQVVARHRPDVVVLDYHLPGTDGLRVCRRLKAMDRAPAVLLYSAYADASLVIPAVLAGADGLLNKSAPAPELFDALRSLARGDRVLPPIPRELMTSASAVLGTDQLPVLAMVLDGTRTDEVADTLRTTTEDITRRLDDMIDRLRVELPAPA
- a CDS encoding alpha/beta hydrolase, which translates into the protein MSYRLLHASIVLAAVLAVGVPSAAALDTGPCPGTTAFRCATVTVPLDRSGTVPGTIGLRVAVERPRDGADGFLLALSGGPGQPAVPFADSFRSSLAPALGRRRLVLVDQRGTGGSGLLVCRPLQALGTLDVVNTRTVERCARALGPSRQFYSTTDSVLDLEAVRAALGAPTVELMGVSYGTYVAAQYARRFPARTDGLILDSVVGPDGIDTYFLDTFERLPRVLAEQCARSRCRSATRDPLADLARVAARVARAPLRGTIPGLRGVPRATAVHSESELLLMIMSGDLNPFLQAALPGAIGAAARGDAAPLLRLRRIAEGPPSPASQFSAMLNVATTCADARLPYTFLTPYPDRWTAWRQGTAGVPDVAFAPFSRAGVIDTSLAHDCLRWPQGDTPAAPSADPLPDVPALLLSGRLDTRTPLENARELRALLPRAQLLTVAGTGHDVLDSDVTGCAARALRRFADGASIGTPCAGLSNAVAVLPRPARALGEYRSAPGVGGRRGRVLFAALDTVTDGQVGALQALYAGYRRLEGGGLRGGWYAASSSAVRLTLHADQLVPGVRVSGTVSAAGDRTQGVLRVDAAGTGADGLLRIGSRGVVTGTLGGRAVRYDPSTDPGTTARAGGRGPMRVALPALRPAARRAAALRARR
- a CDS encoding AAA family ATPase; translation: MEPEGSTRTAVVGAHAGTRDALAGEWRRLSRAATFVAVMTSPALMAVLIGVDDWPWGWALLVTIVAVAAFRGLIDILVHRFIPRPSLYGADREALLDDATARRRLWFWRGKFRLVLWVAGIIFGVLGTIATIAGESIPHLLTNIGNALTDPQMLVTLITLGIQLPLLFFINFAIIFGPLLYFGLKQMKGYEPGDADWGVRLEDVRGQAEPKEDVTRVIELWQSGEEFRKAGGKPERGLLFIGQPGTGKTMLSKAIATSFNSPIVTMPGSGFQQAFMGLDSVVVMFMIRKARKLARKWGGQCIIFIDEIDAVGLRRQALGTGTMTGMGPGSFEDHAFFGPWGAQSASGDLVLETRAWRERLFASRAETHGPFLPPGLERFYGRINDFIFPGGGMGGMGGGMALNQLLVQMDGVDEPPFWRKFWTNRINTLLDASYLVPRRLFGRSLRIRPPKPRPEQVYFIGATNVPIDRLDPALIRPGRMGRHVWFRTPTKDDRADIFDLYLTRVDHDPDLDTPKRRDELARITNGYSPAMIEQVCSMALTYAHSEGRVDFGWDDIVEAMTTIESGTAQGVDYVAEESRAVAIHEAGHAVASHVYMHDVLSTRLSIRKRGGSLGHHQAIEKEERFSSWRHEEVGKLVWTLGAMAAEHVFYGENSTGVGGDVQSATSRAAWMVGMCGMGPMPVDLSHVEFPDDAAREEAEREYMERFERIGEQILNRARGQRESGDSIASILMDGHKRRAASRILGQSYITAVCLVRHNRDQVAHIADMLVERKELHGDEVVELLDAARLEAPAIDITDETIWPKL